In a genomic window of bacterium:
- a CDS encoding glycosyltransferase family 2 protein encodes MRLSVLVPCYNERKTVAVILDRVARVDLSAIGLTQEIVFVDDGSTDGSADEARAFAAAHPEVAIAIVSLAKNHGKGFAIREGLRRAKGDFVIVQDADLEYFPEDWRELLAPLAAGEADVVYGSRKMGPSGPYPERAIFDLALAIENVAVFALYGFPITDVCTCYKAFRTDILRSLDLRCVRFEFCPEVTCRLLARGVTIVERPIRYLPRGRRDGKKIKARDFFEAIFEIVRCRLRFGERREFTARRARGELTS; translated from the coding sequence ATGCGGTTAAGCGTCCTTGTCCCTTGCTACAACGAGCGAAAAACGGTCGCCGTCATCCTCGACCGCGTGGCGCGCGTCGACCTTTCCGCGATCGGCCTGACGCAGGAAATCGTCTTTGTCGACGACGGCTCGACCGACGGCAGCGCGGACGAGGCGCGCGCGTTCGCGGCGGCGCATCCGGAGGTTGCGATCGCGATCGTTTCGCTCGCGAAAAATCACGGCAAGGGTTTCGCGATCCGCGAGGGGTTGCGCCGCGCGAAGGGCGATTTCGTTATCGTGCAGGACGCGGACCTCGAATATTTTCCCGAGGACTGGCGGGAGCTTCTCGCGCCGCTTGCCGCCGGCGAGGCGGACGTTGTTTACGGATCGCGCAAGATGGGACCAAGCGGCCCCTACCCCGAACGCGCGATTTTCGACCTGGCGCTCGCGATCGAAAACGTCGCCGTGTTCGCGCTCTACGGCTTTCCGATCACGGATGTGTGCACCTGCTACAAGGCGTTTCGCACGGACATTCTTCGTTCGCTGGATTTGCGCTGCGTGCGTTTCGAGTTCTGCCCCGAGGTCACCTGCCGCCTGCTCGCCCGCGGGGTGACCATCGTGGAGCGGCCGATCCGCTACCTTCCGCGCGGCCGGCGCGACGGCAAGAAGATCAAGGCGCGCGATTTTTTCGAGGCGATATTCGAGATTGTCCGCTGCCGCCTGCGCTTTGGCGAACGGCGCGAATTCACGGCCCGGCGCGCGCGGGGCGAGTTGACGTCATGA